The proteins below come from a single Felis catus isolate Fca126 chromosome A1, F.catus_Fca126_mat1.0, whole genome shotgun sequence genomic window:
- the LOC123386136 gene encoding protocadherin alpha-3 — protein sequence MFSWKEEGSGARQLLLSLLLLTVWEAGSGQVHYSVLEEAKHGTFVGRIAQDLGLELVELVPRLFRVASKSHGDLLEVNLQNGILFVNSRIDREELCGRNLECSIHLEVIVDRPLQVFHVEVEVKDINDNQPVFPMAVKKLFISESRPPGSRIPLEGASDADIGANSLLTYSLNSNDYFTLDIKRNDEDIKTLGLVLKKLLNREDIPEHHLVITAVDGGKPELTGTTQLKITILDVNDNAPEFERTVYKVSLFENAPNGTLAVTVNASDLDEGVNKDIVYSFNTDMSSDALSKFHLDPVNGYITVQGNIDFEETKLYEIQVEATDKGNPPMAGHCTVLVEILDTNDNVPELVIKSLSLPVLEDAPLGTVIALISVSDRDSGVNGQVTCTLSPHVPFKLVSTFKNYYSLVLDSALDRESVADYALVVTARDGGSPSLSATASVSVEVADVNDNAPAFAQAEYTVFVKENNPPGCHIFTVSARDADAQENALVSYSLVERRVGERALSSYVSVHAESGKVYALQPLDHEELELLQFQVSARDAGVPPLGSNVTLQVFVLDENDNAPALLPLPGAGGAGGAVSELVWRSVGAGHVVAKVRAVDADSGYNAWLSYELQPAAGGARSPFRVALYTGEISTTRSLDEADSPRQRLLVLVRDHGEPALTATATVLLSLVESGQAPKASSRVLAGAAGAETALVDVNVYLIIAICAVSSLLVLTLLLYVALRCSAPPSEGACGPGKPTLVCSSAVGSWSYSQQRRQRVCSGEGPPKTDLMAFSPSLPPGPIGGNREEQLDVDVDLSAKVSTDF from the coding sequence ATGTTTTCATGGAAAGAAGAAGGTTCAGGAGCCCGGCAACTACTGCTTTCGCTTCTGCTCCTCACAGTCTGGGAGGCTGGGAGCGGCCAGGTTCACTACTCAGTCCTGGAGGAGGCCAAACACGGCACCTTCGTGGGGCGGATCGCTCAGGACTTGGGGCTGGAGCTGGTGGAGCTGGTGCCACGCCTGTTCCGGGTGGCGTCCAAAAGCCATGGGGACCTTCTGGAGGTAAATCTGCAGAATGGCATTTTGTTTGTGAATTCTCGCATCGACCGCGAGGAGCTTTGCGGGCGGAACCTGGAGTGCAGCATCCATCTGGAGGTGATCGTGGACAGGCCGCTGCAGGTTTTCCATGTGGAGGTGGAGGTGAAGGACATTAACGACAACCAGCCGGTTTTTCCAATGGcagtaaaaaaattgtttatttctgaaTCCCGGCCGCCTGGTTCTCGGATTCCGCTAGAGGGAGCATCAGATGCAGATATTGGAGCGAATTCTTTGTTGACCTACAGTCTTAACTCTAATGATTATTTTACCTTGGATATTAAAAGAAATGATGAGGATATTAAAACTCTTGGACTCGTgttgaaaaaacttttaaatcgAGAGGACATTCCTGAACATCACCTAGTAATAACGGCAGTTGATGGTGGGAAACCAGAGCTCACTGGCACTACTCAACTGAAGATCACCATTCTAGATGTAAACGACAACGCCCCAGAGTTTGAGAGAACTGTCTACAAAGTGAGTTTATTCGAAAATGCTCCAAACGGTACCCTAGCAGTGACTGTTAACGCCTCTGATTTGGATGAAGGAGTAAATAAGgacattgtatattctttcaatACAGACATGTCATCAGATGCTTTGTCGAAATTCCACTTAGACCCAGTTAATGGATACATCACTGTACAGGGTAACATAGATTTCGAGGAAACTAAGTTATATGAAATCCAGGTAGAAGCGACAGATAAAGGAAATCCCCCAATGGCAGGTCACTGCACGGTTCTGGTGGAAATTTTGGACACCAATGATAATGTACCTGAGTTGGTTATCAAATCACTGTCATTACCTGTATTAGAAGACGCTCCCCTCGGCACGGTCATCGCCTTGATCAGCGTGTCCGACCGTGACTCCGGAGTCAACGGGCAGGTGACCTGCACACTGTCGCCCCATGTCCCCTTCAAGCTGGTGTCCACCTTCAAGAATTACTATTCGCTGGTGCTGGACAGCGCCCTGGACCGCGAGAGCGTGGCGGACTATGCTCTAGTAGTGACAGCACGGGACGGGGGCTCGCCTTCGCTGTCGGCCACGGCCAGCGTGTCCGTGGAAGTGGCCGACGTGAACGACAACGCGCCGGCATTCGCGCAGGCCGAGTACACGGTGTTCGTGAAGGAGAACAACCCTCCCGGCTGCCACATCTTCACGGTGTCCGCGCGGGACGCGGACGCGCAGGAGAACGCGCTGGTGTCCTACTCGCTGGTGGAGCGGCGGGTGGGCGAGCGTGCGCTGTCGAGCTACGTGTCGGTGCACGCGGAGAGCGGCAAGGTGTACGCGCTGCAGCCGCTGGACCACGAGGAGCTGGAGCTGCTGCAGTTCCAAGTGAGCGCGCGCGACGCGGGCGTGCCCCCGCTGGGCAGCAACGTGACGCTGCAGGTGTTCGTGCTGGACGAGAACGACAACGCGCCCGCGCTGCTGCCGCTGCCtggggcgggcggcgcgggcggcgccgTGAGCGAGCTGGTGTGGCGGTCGGTGGGCGCGGGCCACGTGGTGGCGAAGGTGCGCGCGGTGGACGCGGACTCGGGCTACAACGCGTGGCTGTCGTACGAGCTGCAGCCGGCGGCGGGTGGCGCGCGCAGCCCGTTCCGCGTGGCGCTGTACACGGGCGAGATCAGCACGACGCGCAGCCTGGACGAGGCGGACTCGCCGCGCCAGCGCCTGCTGGTGCTGGTGAGGGACCACGGCGAGCCGGCGCTGACGGCCACGGCCACCGTGCTGCTGTCGCTGGTGGAGAGCGGCCAGGCGCCCAAGGCCTCGTCGCGGGTGTTGGCGGGCGCCGCTGGCGCGGAGACGGCGCTGGTGGATGTCAACGTGTACCTGATCATCGCCATCTGCGCGGTGTCCAGCCTGCTGGTGCTCACGCTGCTGCTGTACGTGGCGCTGCGGTGCTCGGCGCCGCCCAGCGAGGGCGCGTGCGGGCCGGGGAAGCCCACGCTGGTGTGTTCCAGCGCGGTGGGGAGCTGGTCTTACTCGCAGCAGAGGCGGCAGAGGGTGTGCTCTGGGGAGGGTCCGCCCAAGACCGACCTCATGGCCTTCAGCCCCAGCCTTCCACCCGGTCCCATTGGCGGGAATAGAGAAGAACAGCTGGATGTGGATGTTGATCTTTCTGCCAAAGTgagtacagatttttaa